In the genome of Gloeotrichia echinulata CP02, one region contains:
- the xisF gene encoding fdxN element excision recombinase XisF yields the protein MKQQVKRLEDAGAEVVLVDVESGRSDKRKEFNKLLRLVKEAKVREVIITRIDRLGRSDIDVIKTIQLFNDCGVILRILDAPIDVSSSFGRFSASQMAALADFESRLLSERTRHGMNYFRSQGKLQKACFGYELNSDRKLEPHPTNFPIARKIIDLLLEGYSYGAISKLLVEEYGIEFSLSGLRHWVNNPAILGHTRYFTEMEYRRNPRNPRPPQITRNTHQAIASEAEISQIKRNAKTKPRLSLKKEKDYPLKGLLRCSHCGGGMYRVISKYKSGETHWIRCARHAQNVHFCPNKTNARLTTLTKQVIQRITQKSKEVTEQSNIGDRSPEESEALIELKQQLTGLVALGSNNPAIIGAVRDIQSQIDAEEVRLKSASRIDSDRLKLAWSYSQASFWYSLNDGDLRQAFRSFVEVVFVDDSGNVASIEFGW from the coding sequence TTGAAACAGCAAGTAAAGCGGCTAGAGGATGCTGGGGCTGAGGTGGTGCTGGTAGATGTGGAGAGCGGGCGCTCGGACAAGCGCAAAGAGTTTAACAAGCTTTTGCGATTGGTTAAGGAAGCGAAGGTTCGGGAAGTCATTATCACGCGCATCGACAGGTTAGGCAGAAGTGATATTGACGTGATTAAAACCATTCAACTGTTTAATGATTGTGGAGTAATTCTGAGGATTCTGGACGCACCCATTGACGTTAGTTCGTCGTTTGGTCGATTCAGTGCGAGTCAAATGGCTGCACTAGCTGACTTTGAGTCTCGGCTTTTGAGCGAGCGCACCCGACACGGGATGAATTATTTTCGCTCACAAGGCAAGTTGCAAAAAGCCTGCTTTGGGTATGAATTGAACAGCGATCGCAAACTAGAACCGCACCCGACCAACTTTCCCATAGCTAGGAAAATAATCGATTTACTGTTGGAAGGCTACAGCTATGGTGCCATTTCTAAGCTCTTGGTGGAGGAATATGGTATTGAATTTTCCCTTTCGGGGCTAAGGCATTGGGTAAACAATCCTGCAATCCTTGGGCATACACGATATTTTACAGAGATGGAATACCGGCGTAATCCTCGCAATCCCCGACCTCCCCAAATCACCCGGAATACTCATCAGGCGATCGCGTCCGAGGCAGAAATCAGCCAGATTAAGCGAAACGCCAAAACTAAGCCGCGATTATCTCTTAAGAAAGAGAAGGATTACCCGCTTAAGGGGCTTCTGAGATGCTCGCATTGTGGCGGAGGGATGTACCGCGTCATCTCCAAATACAAATCTGGGGAGACCCACTGGATAAGATGCGCTAGGCACGCCCAGAACGTTCATTTCTGCCCAAACAAAACCAATGCTAGGCTCACCACCCTAACCAAACAGGTGATACAACGAATTACCCAAAAGTCAAAGGAAGTTACTGAGCAATCCAATATCGGCGATCGCAGCCCTGAAGAGTCGGAAGCATTGATTGAGCTTAAGCAGCAGTTGACAGGATTGGTAGCGCTTGGCTCAAACAATCCTGCCATTATCGGGGCCGTGCGCGATATCCAGTCCCAGATAGATGCTGAGGAAGTACGCCTAAAATCTGCCTCTAGAATCGACTCTGACAGGCTAAAACTAGCTTGGTCGTATTCTCAGGCTAGTTTCTGGTACTCGCTTAACGATGGCGATTTAAGGCAGGCATTCAGGTCGTTTGTTGAGGTGGTATTTGTGGACGATTCAGGCAACGTTGCATCTATAGAATTTGGATGGTGA
- the tnpA gene encoding IS200/IS605 family transposase has translation MTVREASRSEKFKSNNNVVYSCKYHVIFCPKYRRKVLVNAIASRLKELLAQIAIDIKVEILEMEIMPDHIHLLIDVDPQFGVHRAVKRFKGATSRYLRLEFPELKSRLPSLWTNSYFVSTVGGATLETIKMYIQNQKET, from the coding sequence ATGACTGTTCGCGAAGCGTCACGAAGTGAAAAATTTAAATCCAACAATAATGTTGTCTACTCTTGCAAATATCATGTAATTTTTTGCCCTAAATATAGGAGAAAAGTCCTGGTCAATGCGATTGCATCTAGGCTCAAAGAGTTACTTGCTCAAATAGCTATTGATATTAAAGTTGAAATTTTAGAGATGGAAATAATGCCTGACCACATACATCTATTAATTGATGTAGACCCTCAGTTTGGAGTGCATAGAGCAGTAAAGAGATTTAAGGGTGCAACATCTAGATACTTGCGGTTGGAATTTCCAGAATTAAAAAGCCGACTACCTTCCCTGTGGACTAATTCCTACTTTGTATCCACAGTGGGAGGCGCGACTTTGGAAACGATTAAAATGTACATTCAAAACCAAAAAGAAACTTGA
- a CDS encoding transposase, whose protein sequence is MAAKTSSFVTEVPLITTSKDLAILAARLSAGRQLYNAVLSEGKSRLQLMRDSDLYQQARLIDKKDKKSKSAAFQKAREAYRFSDYDLQAFANKTAIASVWIKSHLDAQTIQKVATRAFKALERMAFGKAKKVRFKQKGQFASLEGKTNKQGIRWTGNGVEWSKLRLQAIITNDAVILHSLASKIKYVRLVRRILNQKTYWFAQLVCVRVASPSGEGEPYQKPKNIVGDGTVGIDLGVSTVAIVGDKETIWTPFAAELESKQKKIRKLQRKMERGSRANNPDNFHPNGTVKKGSKRWHKSKRYQKTAAKKREIERKQAAQRKSSHGKLVNQTLKLGKHIKTEKVSVKAWQKNYGKSIGFKSPSSFQSELVRKAENAGGTVLMFSTRKTALSQTCLCGNKQKKSLSQRVHHCSVCGLKMQRDILSAYLSRHVDPKTELLSIQSARNGWLGMEQSLLDGWQNGSNQSARTATGSKSPISNSGSERVSSNLIARVRVASRREESEPVRVNETRVVS, encoded by the coding sequence TTGGCAGCAAAAACGTCTAGTTTCGTTACAGAAGTACCGTTAATAACGACATCTAAAGATTTGGCTATTCTCGCTGCCAGATTGTCAGCAGGAAGGCAGCTATATAATGCTGTATTGTCTGAAGGTAAAAGTAGGCTTCAGTTAATGAGGGATTCCGACCTTTACCAACAAGCCAGGCTAATTGATAAAAAGGATAAAAAATCCAAATCCGCAGCTTTTCAGAAAGCTAGAGAGGCTTATCGTTTTAGTGACTATGACTTACAAGCTTTTGCTAATAAAACAGCAATTGCAAGTGTTTGGATTAAGTCTCACCTTGATGCTCAAACTATTCAAAAAGTCGCTACTAGAGCTTTTAAAGCTTTAGAAAGAATGGCTTTTGGTAAAGCTAAAAAGGTCAGATTTAAACAAAAAGGGCAGTTCGCATCACTAGAGGGTAAAACCAATAAGCAAGGCATACGTTGGACTGGCAATGGTGTTGAATGGTCAAAACTAAGACTGCAAGCCATCATCACCAACGACGCTGTAATCTTGCATAGTTTAGCGTCCAAGATTAAATATGTGCGCTTAGTGCGTCGTATTCTTAATCAAAAAACCTATTGGTTCGCTCAATTAGTCTGTGTTCGCGTAGCGTCTCCGTCAGGAGAGGGTGAACCATATCAAAAGCCTAAAAATATTGTTGGTGATGGTACTGTTGGTATTGATTTAGGAGTTTCCACCGTTGCAATTGTTGGGGATAAAGAAACTATCTGGACTCCTTTTGCTGCTGAATTAGAATCAAAGCAGAAGAAGATTAGAAAGCTACAGCGCAAGATGGAACGAGGGAGCCGTGCCAATAATCCTGATAATTTTCATCCCAACGGCACTGTTAAAAAGGGTTCAAAACGTTGGCATAAATCCAAGCGTTATCAAAAAACTGCTGCCAAGAAACGCGAGATTGAACGCAAGCAAGCGGCTCAACGTAAATCTTCTCATGGTAAGCTAGTTAACCAAACTTTGAAACTCGGTAAGCATATCAAAACCGAGAAAGTATCCGTCAAGGCATGGCAGAAAAATTATGGTAAATCCATAGGTTTTAAATCGCCATCAAGTTTTCAATCAGAACTAGTACGCAAAGCTGAAAACGCTGGCGGCACTGTTCTAATGTTTTCGACTCGTAAAACTGCACTTTCTCAAACTTGTTTGTGTGGTAACAAGCAGAAAAAATCATTATCGCAACGTGTTCATCATTGCTCAGTCTGTGGGCTGAAGATGCAACGTGATATTTTGTCTGCTTACTTGAGTCGTCACGTCGATCCAAAAACAGAACTTTTGTCAATCCAGTCAGCTAGAAATGGTTGGCTAGGGATGGAACAATCCCTGCTGGACGGTTGGCAGAATGGGTCAAATCAATCTGCGAGAACTGCGACTGGTTCAAAGTCACCTATTAGCAATAGTGGGTCAGAGCGGGTGTCCAGTAATCTAATAGCGCGTGTTCGCGTAGCGTCCCGTAGGGAGGAGTCGGAACCTGTGAGGGTAAACGAAACTCGCGTAGTGAGTTAG